The DNA region AGGCAAATCTCGCAGGATTGAGTCCTCGGAGAAATCAGTGCAATCCTAGCGCTAACGCCCAGGCTGAACGGCGCTCTGGGCTATGGTGGACGAGGCGAAGAAATTATTGGACGGCCGATTCAAGCCGGACGGCTACAACGTGGGCGTCAACGTGGGTGCCCCTGCCGGACAGACAGTCATGCATTGCCACATTCATCTGATTCCTCGCAGATCAGGGGACAGCGTCAATCCGCGCGGCGGCGTTCGGGGTGTGATTGCGAGCAGGGCCGATTATTCGGGAAGCGGATAAACCCGGCGAATAACAAAACCGATTAATATGCAAATTCCCGGATTGTCGGCTGTGATTCCCGCGTCGTTTAAAGTTTGATTCATCTATGCAAGCCTGCCCTTAAATTCCCCCGCATTTTTGGCCGGCGTAGCGTAGGAACAGTGGAGTTACGCTGCTGCGAAGCGGATGATCTCCACGCAAAGGCGGTCAAGGCTGGCGGGCGTATGACCTCCTTCCTTCAACAGGTCTAGATGATCACCAATGTGAACGGGGTTTTTGATATAGCTGCCTTCGGGATTTCCAAGACCATTCGTTGCCTGGCCAAATGTTTGATCCCAAACGGTCGCGCCGACCTCGGCCTTTAGAACGTCGCCTATATTGGTGGGCCATTGCACATAGGACGCCCCCCATGCGGTCATGCTTGGGAATGGATCGGCGACGTTTCCGCCCAAAAGGTTCAGGAGCGCCTTGTTGTCTCTCTCGTGACGGGGGCGCTCATTCAAATTCGTTTTGTCTCCATCGGCATCGAACAGCGTGAACACCGGAATCTCAAGCGCCTGAGCAATGATGATGGGTTCGATTAGGTTGCTTTTATTGTTGGTGGCAACGATATGGCATCCATGCCGACGGAAGTCATCCCAGCGGCCCGACAGGATCATCCATGACGTGATATAGGCAAGGTCCTCGATACCCTCGACCAAAACAAGCTTCGACGTGAAAAACATCTCGTTGAGATGTGGCTGCAATGCCTGCTGAAGACGAGCGCGCTGCGCGGGGAGTGGAGCGGGGGTCTCGCCCGTCACCTCAGCTACCCGCTGGGAGATACGGTCTAAAGTAACTTGAGAAATTGTCGATTGCTTAGCGGCAGGGTCGCGACGCACCATGCGCACGCTCTCAAATGCTCGCCCAGAAACAAAATACGGACTATGCGTTGATACGATGATCTGGGAATTAGCCTGACTCAGTTCTTGTAGCACGTTGGAGAGATGTCGAGCCTGCGGGGGGTGCTGATATAGTTCAGGTTCCTCGCAGCCTAAGATCAAGCGTGGCGCGTCCGCGTCATCGCTAGACGCCAGCTCTTGAAGGAGTGCCAAGAGGTATGAGCGTTGTAGCCCGTGTCCGAAGCGCGCCAGTTCGCCTTCAAAGCTGCCCTCCCCAGCGAGCAGGCGAGCAACGGGTCCCTCTACCTGGACTTTCCGGGCGTCTTCTGCCCAGCTGAGGCGCGCAGTCACTTCAGGGTGAGCCCATTGCATCAATCGTGCGGTAAGAGCCTTGGAAATATCATCGAGTGCGCCTTGTTGCGCATCAAGGATTTTTCGGTATTCAATGAGAGTTTCCTCTCTGAGCTTCTTAATGTCTTCATCGAATTTCACTTTTGCGCGGACAGTGCGAGCAAGAATTTTGCCAAGCGCCGTATTCTTGGCCTCTACGTTCTCCTTGGTTGCGTCCTTGACGGCTGGCACATAGATCCATTGTACATAGCGCGAGAGACGATTTGCTCCCTTGCTGAAACCGTAAAACTGGTCCTCGCTGGGAATAAGACTGCATTTCTCAGGATGTGATTCTTCGTAGAGTCGAAGCGCCGCGCGCATGGCGTCCTTCGTACCCGGCTTTGCAAGGTCAGTAAGCTGAGTGCGGATGAGTTCGTACTCGGCCTTTAACTCATCAACCTTTTTGCCGTCGTTGTAGAGCTTGAAGAAGTTCTTGAACGCGTCCATCGCGCAGCGCTGGCCGAATTGCATGACAGTCGCAACGCCGGTATCTGCGTTAAAAATCGCCTTCGCCGTGATGATTAGTGTACCTTGTCGGTAATACTCGGCGAAGTCCTTTTGAGCTTCTTCGTTAAGATCAGTAAATGTGACCGTTATCTCAATCGGTTCATCGGTTTTTCGGTCGTGGAAATCCTCGGCATCCAGATCGCTTAAATTGGTAGCCGCATTCTCTGTCTCGCGAAAGAATATATTCAAGGCGCACAATATCGTTGATTTACCACCGCCATTGGGACCGACGAGCGATGTGTACGGACTGAAATTTAGGTCGACGTTACTGAAGGACCGAAAGTTCTTAATTTCCATTTTCTCTATGCGCATTCTTTCCCCTCAAGGCCTCTTAGGTCGGGCTCGAAATACATGAACACTTTGCCAATCTGGAGATCGGATGAATGGATCAATCGCACGTTCTGAAAGGGTCTTTCCCGCCTGTTGTCTCTGCTCATAGTCAGATTATTCCAAACAACCCCACACGGTCCAAAAGATATTGATCTGATAAATCAACAGTTCGCCAGAAGCTCGTCGAGGTTCCGCTCAACACGATACTTGGCCGGATTTTCACCGACGGCCAGCGCCGCGAAGTGAGCTTTCCCGCAGTCGATCTTGGCGCGTTCCTTATCACGCAGGTCAGCCTTGAAAAGGTCGCTCTTTGTTTCGACGACAAAATAGAGTCGCTCCGCTCCATCCTTTTCGACCAACACGGCCCAGTCGGGGTTGTAAGGGCCAAGGGGGGTCGGCACACGGAACCAGCCAGGAAGTTTGGCGTAAACCTTGATTGCTTCGTTCATCTCCAATTGCTCGGCAAAGGTGCGCTCGGTGTCGGACTGGTAGATCACCTGCTCATGAACCGATTTGTTGGCGTCGATCATGGACTTGAGATAGCCAGTCAGTTCTTCCGTCTCGAACAGTTGCTGAGCGTAGTATTCCTCTGAGCCGATGCGCTGGTATTTGATGCCGTCCACGAGGGCCATGCGCTTTGCGCGGTTGATGACCTCAGCGGCCAGTTCGATGAACTGCTGCGGGTTTCGTTTGAAATCATCGAGCCGGCCGCTTTCCACGAGGACGCGGTGGATGCTACGGCGGGTGAGTTGAGTCTTGTCCTGAAGGTCGGTGAGGATGTCGGGTAGCTCGATGTCGTCTTCGTCGAGGGTCACGGGGGCGGAGCTTGCCGTTTC from Hyphomicrobiales bacterium includes:
- a CDS encoding HIT family protein, giving the protein MVDEAKKLLDGRFKPDGYNVGVNVGAPAGQTVMHCHIHLIPRRSGDSVNPRGGVRGVIASRADYSGSG
- a CDS encoding AAA family ATPase; the encoded protein is MRIEKMEIKNFRSFSNVDLNFSPYTSLVGPNGGGKSTILCALNIFFRETENAATNLSDLDAEDFHDRKTDEPIEITVTFTDLNEEAQKDFAEYYRQGTLIITAKAIFNADTGVATVMQFGQRCAMDAFKNFFKLYNDGKKVDELKAEYELIRTQLTDLAKPGTKDAMRAALRLYEESHPEKCSLIPSEDQFYGFSKGANRLSRYVQWIYVPAVKDATKENVEAKNTALGKILARTVRAKVKFDEDIKKLREETLIEYRKILDAQQGALDDISKALTARLMQWAHPEVTARLSWAEDARKVQVEGPVARLLAGEGSFEGELARFGHGLQRSYLLALLQELASSDDADAPRLILGCEEPELYQHPPQARHLSNVLQELSQANSQIIVSTHSPYFVSGRAFESVRMVRRDPAAKQSTISQVTLDRISQRVAEVTGETPAPLPAQRARLQQALQPHLNEMFFTSKLVLVEGIEDLAYITSWMILSGRWDDFRRHGCHIVATNNKSNLIEPIIIAQALEIPVFTLFDADGDKTNLNERPRHERDNKALLNLLGGNVADPFPSMTAWGASYVQWPTNIGDVLKAEVGATVWDQTFGQATNGLGNPEGSYIKNPVHIGDHLDLLKEGGHTPASLDRLCVEIIRFAAA